One window of Paenibacillus sp. genomic DNA carries:
- a CDS encoding VOC family protein — MNRVVHFELLSRRPERTAAFYADVFGWRKVEAAEGYWRLISDDAGGARGINGATVRPISDALPPQTVNTVQVENLDAYAEKVRAHGGRTLSDVLPLPGVGRFQYCADPEGIPFGLIEYAR; from the coding sequence ATGAATCGAGTCGTTCATTTCGAGCTGTTGTCGCGGCGGCCGGAGCGCACGGCGGCATTCTATGCGGACGTGTTCGGCTGGCGGAAGGTCGAAGCCGCGGAAGGCTACTGGCGGCTGATATCGGACGATGCCGGCGGCGCGCGAGGCATCAACGGCGCGACGGTTCGCCCGATCAGCGACGCGCTGCCGCCGCAGACGGTCAACACGGTCCAAGTGGAGAACCTCGACGCTTACGCCGAGAAGGTGCGCGCGCACGGCGGACGGACGCTGTCCGATGTGTTGCCGCTGCCGGGCGTCGGGCGGTTCCAATACTGCGCGGATCCGGAAGGCATCCCGTTCGGCTTGATCGAGTACGCGCGATGA
- a CDS encoding LapA family protein, which yields MKQQWSLILGFFFALVVAVFSVLNVESVPVDYAFGTASFPLIVVILASAFAGGLTVGLFGTIRILRQSRDIRQLRKELQTLKDAAPKAPDADAPQPAAPAANASTELLAPTEAAGDDTK from the coding sequence ATGAAACAGCAATGGTCTTTGATCTTGGGATTTTTCTTCGCGCTCGTCGTCGCCGTGTTTTCCGTCCTCAACGTAGAATCGGTGCCGGTCGATTACGCGTTCGGCACCGCTTCGTTTCCGCTGATCGTCGTCATCCTCGCCTCGGCCTTCGCGGGCGGCCTTACCGTCGGACTGTTCGGCACGATCCGCATCCTGCGCCAATCCCGCGACATCCGGCAGCTTCGCAAAGAGCTGCAGACGCTGAAGGACGCCGCGCCGAAGGCGCCGGACGCCGATGCCCCGCAGCCCGCAGCTCCCGCGGCGAACGCCTCCACCGAGCTGCTCGCCCCGACGGAAGCCGCCGGAGACGACACGAAATAA
- a CDS encoding carboxymuconolactone decarboxylase family protein, giving the protein MDQKVDAYKIGVGHMMDALPNVVEAYHRFTGACFEDGALGAKEKQLIALGIALFANNEVCTMYHVQEALSKGASPKQVLEAAAVAAAVGGGHAMSQGVTRVQQALEACRLQQ; this is encoded by the coding sequence ATGGATCAGAAGGTCGACGCGTACAAAATCGGCGTCGGTCATATGATGGACGCGCTGCCGAACGTCGTCGAGGCGTATCACCGGTTTACCGGGGCATGCTTCGAGGATGGCGCGCTCGGCGCGAAAGAGAAGCAGCTGATCGCCCTCGGCATCGCGCTGTTCGCGAACAATGAGGTATGCACGATGTACCATGTGCAGGAGGCGCTGTCCAAGGGAGCGTCGCCGAAGCAAGTGCTCGAAGCGGCGGCGGTAGCGGCCGCGGTCGGCGGCGGTCATGCCATGAGCCAAGGCGTGACGCGGGTGCAGCAGGCGCTGGAGGCGTGCCGCCTGCAGCAGTAA